The following are from one region of the Geoalkalibacter subterraneus genome:
- the recJ gene encoding single-stranded-DNA-specific exonuclease RecJ: MEPVTDCNWRQRGQSPPEERVSRLMSELNCRNLTAQVLASRRMVEPSAAEAFLSPRLSSLPDPLLLGGIDKAVERLCLAISRHELIVIHGDYDVDGITATTLLMECISVMGGRVDFHLPLRLQEGYGLSAEAIREAHRATAGVIVSVDCGISAHGPAQVAADLGLDLIITDHHQPPETLPQAFSIVNPHLPGDSFPYKELSGVGVAFFLMLGLRRALRDRGWFQERPEPDLRHQLDLVALGNIADIVPLTGVNRVLTAHGLELMRRNRRCGIQSLRDVAGVREISCGAVGFQIAPRLNAAGRIEDAALGVELLLCQENRKAAPLARRLDELNRDRRRIEEDTLTQALEHLENVDGRNCRGIVLADERWHPGVIGIVASRLTEKFHRPTVLIALDQGLGKGSARSIPGFHLYEALCRCSDWLEGFGGHACAAGLSIKADRIEDFAARFADLAQELVTEEMRVPNRDYDVDGTLSQLDFETVAELTRLAPFGFGNPEPVLRVRQVRACNLRPVGREHLKLSLQQGNRRIDAIAFGMASQAEFMQGELDFLCSPQVNTWQGRSNVQLRIRDFRPSA, from the coding sequence ATGGAACCGGTAACCGACTGCAACTGGCGTCAGCGTGGACAGAGCCCGCCTGAAGAGCGGGTATCCCGTCTGATGTCCGAACTCAACTGCCGAAACCTGACCGCCCAGGTGCTTGCCTCGCGCAGGATGGTCGAACCTTCTGCCGCTGAAGCCTTCCTTTCGCCGCGACTCTCCTCTCTGCCCGATCCGCTGTTGCTTGGTGGTATCGATAAAGCGGTTGAGCGCCTTTGCCTTGCAATCTCCCGTCATGAATTGATCGTGATTCATGGCGATTATGATGTGGATGGAATTACGGCAACGACCTTGCTGATGGAATGCATCAGCGTTATGGGCGGACGGGTTGATTTTCATCTGCCGCTGCGGCTTCAGGAAGGTTATGGATTAAGCGCCGAAGCCATCCGAGAGGCCCATCGCGCCACTGCAGGCGTCATTGTTTCGGTTGATTGCGGAATTTCAGCGCACGGCCCGGCACAGGTCGCAGCCGACCTTGGGCTCGATCTGATCATCACCGATCACCATCAGCCGCCCGAGACGCTTCCTCAGGCCTTCTCCATTGTCAATCCGCATCTCCCCGGCGATTCTTTCCCGTACAAGGAATTGTCCGGGGTAGGAGTCGCGTTCTTTCTCATGCTGGGGCTCAGGCGGGCCCTGCGGGACCGCGGGTGGTTTCAGGAACGCCCGGAGCCCGACCTGCGTCACCAACTCGATCTTGTCGCCCTTGGAAATATTGCCGATATTGTTCCTCTGACCGGCGTCAATCGCGTTCTGACCGCACACGGCCTTGAGCTGATGCGCCGCAATCGCCGCTGCGGAATACAATCACTGAGGGATGTGGCAGGGGTGCGGGAGATCTCCTGCGGGGCCGTCGGCTTCCAGATTGCGCCGCGCCTTAACGCCGCAGGGCGCATCGAGGATGCTGCACTGGGGGTTGAGCTGCTGCTCTGTCAGGAGAATCGAAAGGCCGCACCATTGGCACGCAGGCTTGATGAACTCAATCGGGACCGCCGTCGGATCGAAGAGGACACGTTGACCCAGGCCCTTGAGCATCTTGAGAACGTTGATGGCCGTAACTGCCGGGGGATTGTTCTGGCCGATGAGCGTTGGCACCCAGGTGTCATCGGCATTGTGGCCAGTCGGCTGACGGAGAAATTTCACCGGCCAACGGTGCTGATTGCATTAGATCAGGGTCTTGGCAAGGGATCGGCACGTTCCATCCCTGGATTCCACCTTTATGAAGCATTGTGCAGATGTTCCGATTGGCTCGAGGGGTTCGGCGGACATGCCTGTGCAGCGGGGCTGTCCATCAAGGCTGACAGGATAGAGGATTTTGCCGCGCGGTTCGCCGATCTCGCCCAGGAGCTTGTGACTGAGGAGATGCGGGTCCCCAATCGTGACTATGATGTGGATGGGACTCTGTCTCAACTGGACTTTGAGACGGTGGCCGAATTGACACGCCTGGCGCCTTTCGGCTTCGGCAATCCGGAGCCAGTGCTGCGGGTCAGGCAGGTTCGGGCGTGCAACCTGCGCCCGGTCGGCCGCGAGCATTTGAAACTTTCCCTGCAGCAGGGAAACCGGCGAATTGATGCCATCGCTTTCGGGATGGCGTCACAGGCCGAATTTATGCAAGGGGAACTCGACTTTCTCTGTTCTCCACAGGTCAATACCTGGCAAGGCCGCAGCAACGTGCAGCTTCGTATCCGTGATTTCAGGCCGAGTGCATGA
- the secD gene encoding protein translocase subunit SecD encodes MSNSLKMRGALILLLVLLAFFALAPTFFGSALPQWWNRAVDPIHLGLDLQGGMHLVLGVEVDKAVESRMDTLLDQTESLLREEDIVFRRVKRGGGRVISVVVYDREAGAEVDAVMKENFPDLEALTVQSEGGYIVKNFRLSDREVENIEDYALRQALETMRNRVDQFGVSEPVLQRQANNRILIQLPGVEDPERAIALLGKTARLEFKMVAEDVNPQEAVQGNLPPGTELLYEKRVDPRTGATSESPLVVESKTVMTGDLLSDAQVRISPQFNEPYVSIDFNSVGARRFDQITAANVGKRMAIILDDTVYSAPVIRERISGGSAQISGSFTEQEATDLAIVLRAGSLPAPVKILENRTVGPSLGHDSIRQGIVSIAVGGALVVVAIAIYYGLSGLVAILALVLNLVFIMAMLTLFKASLTLPGMAGIVLTVGMAVDANVLVFERIREELRIGKTPRAAVESGYGKAFLTIIDANVTTLIAALVLFQFGTGPVKGFAVTLSIGILASLFTAVFVTRFVFDFILDKRQINRLSI; translated from the coding sequence ATGTCCAATAGCCTCAAAATGCGGGGCGCTTTGATCCTGCTGTTGGTGTTGCTTGCCTTTTTTGCCCTGGCTCCTACTTTTTTCGGCTCGGCGCTGCCCCAATGGTGGAATCGCGCCGTTGATCCGATTCACCTGGGTCTCGACCTGCAGGGCGGGATGCATCTGGTCCTTGGTGTGGAAGTGGACAAGGCCGTTGAAAGCCGGATGGACACCCTGCTGGACCAGACCGAGAGCCTGCTGCGCGAAGAAGACATTGTCTTCCGACGGGTTAAGCGTGGTGGCGGCCGGGTTATCTCCGTTGTGGTGTACGACCGAGAGGCTGGAGCCGAAGTCGATGCCGTAATGAAAGAAAATTTCCCGGACCTGGAGGCCCTGACGGTTCAGTCCGAGGGAGGTTATATTGTAAAAAATTTCCGTCTCAGTGACAGAGAAGTGGAAAACATCGAGGATTACGCCTTGAGGCAGGCGCTGGAAACCATGCGAAACCGTGTGGACCAGTTCGGGGTGAGTGAGCCGGTTCTGCAGCGTCAGGCCAACAACCGCATTTTGATTCAATTGCCCGGCGTTGAAGACCCTGAGCGCGCGATCGCCCTGCTGGGCAAGACGGCACGACTTGAATTCAAAATGGTCGCTGAGGATGTCAATCCGCAAGAAGCTGTTCAGGGGAATCTTCCGCCCGGGACGGAACTTCTTTACGAAAAACGGGTCGACCCCCGTACGGGTGCTACGAGTGAATCTCCCCTCGTCGTTGAATCAAAAACTGTGATGACGGGAGACCTTCTCTCCGATGCGCAGGTGCGCATCAGTCCGCAATTCAATGAGCCTTATGTGTCCATTGACTTCAATTCCGTCGGTGCTCGTCGCTTCGATCAGATCACGGCCGCCAACGTCGGCAAGCGTATGGCGATCATTCTGGACGATACTGTCTATTCGGCACCGGTGATCCGGGAACGTATCTCCGGGGGGAGCGCTCAGATCTCCGGTTCCTTTACCGAGCAGGAAGCTACGGATCTCGCCATCGTTCTGCGAGCCGGTTCTTTGCCGGCGCCGGTTAAAATTCTTGAAAATCGAACCGTCGGCCCGTCTCTCGGCCATGACTCCATTCGCCAGGGTATCGTCTCCATCGCTGTGGGGGGGGCATTGGTGGTTGTGGCCATTGCCATCTATTATGGGCTCTCCGGCCTTGTGGCTATTCTTGCCCTGGTGCTCAATCTGGTCTTCATCATGGCGATGCTGACTTTGTTCAAAGCTTCGCTGACCCTCCCAGGGATGGCAGGCATCGTCCTGACGGTCGGGATGGCGGTAGATGCCAATGTCCTGGTCTTCGAGCGGATCAGGGAAGAGCTGCGGATCGGCAAGACGCCGCGTGCCGCCGTTGAATCCGGCTACGGCAAAGCGTTTCTAACGATTATCGATGCCAACGTCACGACCTTGATTGCCGCGCTGGTGCTGTTTCAGTTCGGGACCGGGCCGGTCAAGGGATTTGCCGTAACGCTCTCCATCGGCATTCTGGCATCGCTGTTCACCGCGGTTTTCGTGACCCGCTTCGTGTTCGATTTCATCCTCGATAAGCGCCAGATCAACCGGCTGAGCATATAA
- the argC gene encoding N-acetyl-gamma-glutamyl-phosphate reductase, translating to MVKVSVMGASGYTGVELVRLLHAHPEVEIACVTARQNAGEEMASLFPSLFREIDLVCEGGDPARPAKESDIVFTALPHQAAMEVVPGLLEYGSRVVDLSADYRLRDVDVYRRWYQEHTSADLLPEAVYGLPELNRDQVRSARLVANPGCYPTSVALALSPLLREKLIDHRTLVADCKSGTSGAGRAAKVGSLFCEVNEGFKPYGVGAHRHTPEIEQTLSAVAGEDVRLTFTPHLLPINRGILSTCYALALGDVDTTSLRSLYQQTYASERFVRLLPQGSWPNVSNVRGSNFCDINLMFDARTNRVIVVAAIDNLVKGAAGQAVQNMNLMLGFEESLGLTQLALFP from the coding sequence ATGGTGAAAGTTTCTGTCATGGGAGCCAGTGGATATACAGGCGTCGAACTCGTGCGCCTGCTTCATGCGCATCCCGAAGTGGAAATTGCCTGCGTGACGGCGCGTCAGAACGCCGGGGAAGAGATGGCCTCGCTGTTCCCTTCACTGTTTCGCGAAATCGACCTGGTCTGTGAGGGGGGCGACCCGGCCCGGCCGGCGAAAGAATCAGATATCGTCTTTACCGCGCTCCCTCATCAGGCCGCCATGGAAGTAGTGCCTGGGCTTCTTGAATATGGCAGCCGCGTCGTTGACCTGTCGGCGGACTACCGTCTGCGTGATGTGGATGTCTACAGGCGTTGGTATCAGGAGCATACAAGTGCCGATCTGCTGCCGGAGGCAGTTTACGGATTGCCTGAACTGAACCGGGACCAGGTGCGTTCTGCGCGTCTGGTGGCGAACCCGGGCTGCTATCCGACCAGCGTCGCCCTTGCGCTGAGTCCCCTTCTGCGTGAAAAGCTGATCGACCACCGGACTCTCGTTGCCGACTGCAAATCCGGCACCAGCGGCGCCGGGCGTGCAGCCAAGGTGGGCAGCCTGTTCTGTGAAGTCAACGAAGGGTTCAAGCCGTATGGGGTTGGCGCTCATCGGCATACTCCAGAAATAGAGCAGACGCTGAGTGCGGTTGCGGGAGAGGACGTCCGTTTGACTTTCACGCCGCACCTGCTGCCGATCAACCGGGGTATTCTTTCGACCTGCTATGCTCTCGCGCTTGGTGATGTCGATACCACATCACTGCGCTCGCTTTACCAGCAGACTTATGCGTCCGAACGTTTTGTCAGGCTTTTGCCGCAGGGCTCCTGGCCCAATGTTTCCAATGTTCGCGGCAGTAATTTCTGCGATATCAATCTTATGTTTGATGCACGTACGAATCGGGTCATTGTAGTTGCAGCCATTGACAATCTGGTCAAGGGAGCGGCCGGCCAGGCGGTTCAGAATATGAATCTGATGCTGGGATTTGAGGAGTCGCTCGGGCTCACGCAACTCGCCCTGTTTCCTTGA
- a CDS encoding pyridoxal phosphate-dependent aminotransferase, with translation MAIAKKVQGFIDRASWIRRMFEQGAALRQRFGEENVFDFTLGNPSVEPPEAFKQELLDLAQNPQPGMHRYMNNAGYEETRAAVAQVLVQKSDLAVKPSQVVMTCGAGGALNVVLKTILNPGEEVIILAPFFVEYKFYIDNHGGTPVEVWTDRNTFQPDLEAIEAAIGPKTRAIILNSPNNPTGVIYPRDTLEQLGRILEQKEKELNRQIYVISDEPYARLSYDGLEVPCIFNAVRNSVIVTSHSKDLALPGERIGYLAANPEMNEVDLFIEGAVFCNRVLGFVNAPALMQRLVSHLQHVSVDIQEYQDKRDILYLHLSKMGFEMVKPQGGFYLFPRSPLADDIEFVKQAQNHNILLVPGSGFGAPGYFRIAYCIDRSIIERSLPAWEKLARETVKD, from the coding sequence GATTTTACCCTGGGTAATCCCTCGGTGGAGCCGCCTGAGGCGTTCAAGCAGGAACTTCTCGATCTGGCGCAGAATCCTCAGCCCGGTATGCATCGCTACATGAACAACGCAGGATATGAGGAAACGCGCGCCGCTGTGGCGCAGGTGCTTGTACAGAAAAGCGATCTGGCGGTCAAACCTTCGCAGGTGGTCATGACCTGTGGTGCGGGGGGCGCCCTCAATGTCGTTCTGAAGACCATCCTCAACCCCGGCGAGGAAGTCATTATCCTGGCCCCCTTTTTCGTCGAATATAAATTCTACATCGACAATCACGGCGGAACGCCGGTCGAGGTCTGGACCGACCGAAATACCTTTCAGCCGGACCTCGAGGCAATCGAAGCGGCGATCGGCCCCAAAACCCGCGCAATTATTCTGAACTCTCCCAACAATCCGACCGGGGTGATCTATCCCCGGGACACGTTGGAGCAACTTGGCCGCATCCTTGAGCAGAAAGAGAAAGAGCTCAACCGGCAGATCTATGTCATTTCGGACGAACCCTATGCTCGCCTGAGCTACGACGGCCTTGAGGTTCCCTGTATCTTCAACGCCGTACGCAATTCCGTGATCGTGACCTCGCACAGCAAGGATCTGGCCCTTCCCGGGGAACGCATCGGCTATCTGGCCGCCAACCCGGAGATGAACGAGGTTGACCTTTTCATCGAAGGCGCGGTTTTCTGCAACCGGGTCCTGGGGTTTGTCAATGCCCCGGCACTGATGCAGCGCCTGGTCAGCCATCTGCAGCATGTCAGCGTCGACATTCAGGAGTACCAGGACAAACGCGATATCCTGTACCTGCACCTCTCCAAGATGGGGTTTGAAATGGTCAAGCCCCAGGGCGGCTTCTACCTCTTCCCCCGCTCGCCCCTTGCCGACGACATTGAGTTCGTAAAGCAGGCGCAGAACCACAACATCCTGCTGGTGCCGGGCTCGGGCTTCGGTGCACCCGGCTATTTCCGCATCGCGTACTGCATCGATCGCTCCATTATTGAGCGAAGCCTGCCGGCATGGGAGAAACTCGCCCGAGAAACAGTGAAGGACTAG
- the secF gene encoding protein translocase subunit SecF, translated as MELVKPDVNIDFIGKRKIALFVSLAMLLVGLASLIVKGGPDYGIDFAGGMIVQVKFDQDTNAAEIKKALAATGLDGLSVQTFGDEDNEFLIRTPTTSSEVEGLNVQITSALEEAFGAESADLRRAEMVGPQVGKDLRQKGLLAVLYAMIGILIYVTWRFEFRFAVGSIVALLHDVLITLGIFSLFGKEIDLPIVAAFLAIIGYSLNDTIIVYDRIRENMNKYRREGFASVINRSINETLSRTIMTSGTTLLVVFALFVFGGGVIHNFAFALLVGILVGTYSSIFIASPLILFWDDWRKGKAGSGSAKVQEAAR; from the coding sequence ATGGAATTGGTCAAGCCTGATGTCAATATAGATTTTATCGGAAAACGCAAAATCGCTCTTTTTGTCAGCCTCGCGATGTTGTTGGTCGGGCTGGCATCGCTGATTGTGAAAGGCGGACCGGACTATGGCATCGATTTTGCCGGCGGGATGATCGTCCAGGTCAAGTTCGATCAGGACACCAACGCGGCTGAGATCAAGAAGGCGCTGGCCGCCACCGGTCTCGACGGCTTGTCCGTGCAGACCTTTGGTGATGAAGACAACGAATTTCTCATCCGTACGCCCACGACTTCATCGGAGGTGGAGGGGCTCAATGTCCAGATCACCTCCGCTCTGGAGGAGGCATTTGGCGCTGAGTCCGCTGATTTGCGGCGCGCTGAGATGGTTGGGCCCCAGGTCGGCAAGGATTTAAGGCAAAAGGGACTGCTGGCAGTTCTCTATGCCATGATCGGAATTCTGATCTATGTCACCTGGCGCTTTGAATTCCGTTTTGCCGTGGGCTCCATTGTTGCACTGCTGCACGATGTGCTGATCACCCTGGGAATCTTCTCCCTGTTCGGCAAAGAGATCGATCTGCCGATCGTGGCCGCATTTCTGGCAATCATCGGGTATTCTCTAAACGATACCATTATTGTTTACGACCGGATCCGCGAGAATATGAACAAGTATAGACGCGAGGGGTTCGCGTCGGTCATCAACCGCAGCATCAACGAAACCCTGTCACGCACCATCATGACGTCGGGAACGACGCTTCTGGTCGTTTTCGCCCTTTTTGTCTTTGGCGGCGGCGTGATTCACAATTTTGCCTTTGCCTTGCTGGTCGGAATTCTGGTCGGCACCTATTCTTCAATTTTTATCGCCAGCCCGCTCATCCTGTTCTGGGATGATTGGCGAAAAGGAAAAGCCGGCTCCGGGTCGGCAAAAGTTCAGGAGGCGGCTCGATGA
- the queA gene encoding tRNA preQ1(34) S-adenosylmethionine ribosyltransferase-isomerase QueA: protein MQLSDFSFDLPDELIAQHPHQQRDGSRLMILDRGALSVSVGRFADLSQFFQAGDLLVVNDTRVIPARLLGHKESGGRIEVFLSRQVPLPGTVWQCLMRSSKTPRPGTRLFFDDNLRGVVLEGDQPPHRLIRFEFEGDFYQTLDRVGQVPLPPYIKRSPDEDDPERYQTVFGANPGAVAAPTAGLHFTRKTFDELQRIGVEIHALTLHVGLGTFLPVRVENVLEHRMHAEHFQVSHETAAAVNQARSEGRRIFALGTTTTRVLEYALDANGRLRAGEGASDLFIYPGFEFRMVDALITNFHLPQSTLLMLVSAFAGRDFVLNAYRQAVAEQFRFFSYGDCMLIL, encoded by the coding sequence ATGCAGTTGAGTGATTTCAGTTTTGATCTGCCGGACGAGCTGATCGCCCAGCATCCCCACCAGCAACGTGATGGTTCGCGCCTCATGATTCTTGACCGGGGTGCTCTATCGGTGAGTGTCGGACGTTTTGCTGATCTTTCACAATTTTTCCAGGCTGGCGATCTGCTCGTGGTCAACGACACACGGGTGATTCCGGCTCGGCTGCTGGGACACAAGGAGTCGGGCGGGCGCATCGAGGTTTTTCTCTCCCGCCAGGTGCCCTTGCCCGGCACGGTCTGGCAGTGCCTTATGCGCAGCTCGAAAACCCCGCGGCCCGGCACCCGTTTGTTTTTCGATGATAATCTGCGGGGGGTCGTTCTTGAGGGAGATCAGCCGCCGCATCGCCTGATCAGGTTTGAATTCGAGGGTGATTTTTACCAAACTCTCGATCGTGTCGGCCAGGTGCCCCTGCCGCCCTACATCAAGCGGTCGCCAGACGAGGATGACCCGGAGCGCTACCAGACCGTCTTCGGGGCCAATCCGGGGGCGGTAGCTGCACCGACTGCGGGACTGCACTTCACCCGGAAGACGTTTGATGAATTGCAGCGCATCGGGGTCGAGATACACGCTTTAACTCTGCATGTGGGGCTGGGAACCTTTCTCCCCGTACGCGTAGAAAATGTGCTCGAACACCGCATGCATGCCGAGCATTTTCAAGTCAGTCATGAGACTGCTGCTGCGGTCAATCAGGCTCGGAGTGAGGGGCGGCGCATCTTCGCCCTGGGGACGACGACGACACGCGTGCTTGAATATGCCCTCGACGCAAATGGCCGTCTCAGGGCAGGGGAGGGCGCGTCCGATCTTTTTATTTATCCCGGCTTTGAGTTTCGCATGGTCGATGCACTGATTACCAATTTTCATCTTCCGCAGTCGACCCTCCTCATGCTGGTCAGTGCTTTCGCAGGCCGCGATTTTGTGTTGAACGCCTACCGGCAGGCGGTGGCGGAACAATTTCGTTTTTTCAGCTACGGCGACTGCATGCTGATCCTTTGA
- a CDS encoding right-handed parallel beta-helix repeat-containing protein: protein MRLQIQWGTLCLGAAILLLISGCAATPGYQTSGEIAGGNFWKGDVFLRGDMIVPAGETLTIAPGTRVQFLPPGRGKDSFTDHPFFPGSELIVYGRVVAEGTSENPIIFKAEDSQGPPGSWGAINFQEDSSGRFSHCILTQADSALHSQNASMRVENCFFSQNLVAIRFNQTDILIRNNLIADNQTGIRFHYGAPEIVDNIFSGNEKGIFVTSFPKDYRICGNTIIGSRRYHVVLGEEVPDDVHMRNNYWGSDDSDEIEAGMFDGRRVEYIGRVLFEPFLTSPNPIAGPTWNR, encoded by the coding sequence ATGCGCCTGCAAATCCAATGGGGCACCCTTTGTCTTGGTGCAGCGATCCTTTTACTGATCAGCGGATGTGCCGCGACTCCCGGTTATCAAACCTCCGGTGAAATTGCCGGGGGGAATTTCTGGAAAGGAGACGTTTTTCTGCGCGGAGACATGATTGTCCCGGCCGGAGAGACCCTCACCATTGCCCCCGGAACACGCGTCCAATTCCTTCCCCCTGGCAGGGGGAAGGATTCCTTTACCGACCATCCTTTCTTCCCCGGCAGCGAGTTGATTGTATACGGTCGTGTCGTCGCCGAAGGAACCTCTGAAAATCCCATTATATTTAAGGCTGAAGACAGCCAGGGCCCGCCCGGTTCCTGGGGAGCCATCAATTTCCAGGAGGACAGCTCCGGAAGATTCAGCCACTGCATCCTCACTCAGGCCGACAGCGCCCTGCACAGCCAGAATGCGTCCATGCGCGTCGAGAACTGCTTTTTTTCCCAAAATCTGGTCGCCATTCGCTTCAACCAGACTGATATCCTCATCCGCAACAATCTCATTGCCGACAATCAGACCGGAATTCGTTTTCATTACGGGGCCCCGGAAATCGTGGACAACATTTTCTCAGGCAACGAAAAGGGTATTTTCGTCACCTCTTTCCCGAAGGATTACCGGATCTGCGGAAATACCATCATCGGAAGCCGGCGCTATCATGTCGTTCTCGGGGAAGAAGTTCCCGACGATGTGCACATGAGGAACAACTACTGGGGTTCAGACGATTCGGATGAGATTGAAGCCGGAATGTTTGACGGCCGACGCGTCGAATACATCGGCCGTGTGTTGTTCGAGCCGTTTTTGACATCTCCCAACCCGATTGCAGGGCCCACATGGAACCGGTAA
- the tgt gene encoding tRNA guanosine(34) transglycosylase Tgt, whose product MIPFSFDLLHQDTRTQARRGRIHTSRGKIETPIFMPVGTQATVKGLLPEALKEVGAQIILANTYHLFLRPGHQTVQDLGGLHRFMNWDRPILTDSGGFQVFSLGQLRKISEEGVLFQSHLDGSTHLLTPELATGVQEALGADIIMAFDECIAYPSPRDYVQRSTDLSARWARRCKEARREGDGSALFGIVQGGMFPDLRRKSCEDLLEIGFDGYALGGLSVGEEASVMYDVMEATLPHLPHDHPRYVMGVGTPENLIEGISRGVDMFDCVMPTRNARNGVLFTSFGRISIKQARYARDEQPVDPACGCYVCRNYSRAYLRHLYQSGEILASVLNTHHNIHYYLDLMASARSAIEANSFVEFKRDFYHQRATH is encoded by the coding sequence TTGATCCCTTTCAGCTTTGATCTTTTACATCAGGATACCCGAACCCAGGCGCGCCGCGGCCGCATTCACACCTCCCGCGGAAAGATCGAGACACCGATCTTCATGCCGGTGGGTACGCAGGCAACGGTGAAGGGACTTCTGCCCGAAGCCCTCAAGGAGGTCGGCGCCCAGATTATTCTGGCCAACACTTATCACCTTTTTCTGCGCCCCGGGCATCAGACTGTTCAGGATCTGGGCGGTCTCCATCGTTTTATGAACTGGGATCGTCCCATTCTGACCGACAGTGGCGGCTTCCAGGTTTTCAGCCTCGGACAGCTGCGCAAGATCAGCGAGGAGGGCGTTCTTTTTCAATCCCACCTTGACGGCAGCACCCATCTGTTGACGCCTGAACTTGCAACCGGCGTTCAGGAGGCCTTGGGTGCCGACATCATCATGGCTTTTGATGAGTGTATCGCCTATCCGTCGCCACGTGATTACGTGCAGCGCTCAACCGACCTTTCCGCTCGTTGGGCGCGCCGTTGCAAAGAAGCTCGCCGCGAGGGAGACGGCTCCGCCCTGTTCGGCATCGTTCAGGGAGGGATGTTCCCGGATCTGCGCCGCAAAAGCTGCGAGGACCTGCTGGAAATCGGTTTTGACGGTTATGCGCTCGGGGGACTTTCGGTTGGTGAGGAGGCTTCTGTAATGTACGATGTCATGGAGGCCACTCTACCCCATCTCCCGCATGACCATCCCCGCTACGTCATGGGGGTGGGGACCCCGGAGAATCTGATCGAGGGGATCAGCCGCGGCGTGGATATGTTCGACTGCGTGATGCCTACCCGAAATGCCCGAAACGGAGTGTTGTTCACTTCTTTCGGCCGCATTTCCATCAAACAGGCACGCTACGCGCGGGATGAGCAGCCGGTTGACCCGGCCTGCGGCTGTTATGTCTGCCGCAACTACAGCAGGGCCTATCTGCGTCATCTCTATCAAAGCGGTGAGATCCTGGCCTCGGTGCTCAACACGCATCACAATATTCATTATTATCTGGATTTGATGGCTTCGGCCCGTTCCGCAATCGAAGCCAACAGTTTTGTAGAGTTTAAACGGGATTTTTATCATCAACGTGCTACGCACTGA
- a CDS encoding tetratricopeptide repeat protein, whose translation MKKETLAFVIVALIVGILLGVLFSRVGDKGPRATSGTATAPPAPAVNYQENIKTLEQIVAREPENRNAWVQLGHNYFDSNRPMEAIEAYSKALELNGNDTDVLVDQGIMFRRVGWFDKAVENFNRALDINPRHQQALFNLGVVYRYDLQDYDKARETWSRYLEINPSGPGSDQIRAEMSFLEAHPTPPAGAPAQ comes from the coding sequence ATGAAAAAAGAAACTCTGGCCTTTGTCATCGTGGCCCTTATTGTGGGCATCCTGCTGGGCGTCCTTTTTTCCCGTGTCGGGGACAAGGGGCCGCGCGCTACGTCCGGAACTGCAACTGCTCCTCCTGCACCGGCAGTCAACTATCAGGAAAACATCAAGACCCTTGAGCAGATCGTGGCGCGGGAACCTGAAAACCGCAATGCGTGGGTTCAACTGGGGCATAATTATTTCGACTCTAATCGCCCCATGGAAGCCATCGAGGCTTACAGCAAGGCTTTGGAGCTCAACGGCAATGATACCGATGTGCTGGTGGATCAGGGGATTATGTTCCGCCGCGTCGGGTGGTTTGACAAGGCGGTTGAAAATTTCAATCGGGCCCTTGATATTAATCCCCGTCATCAGCAGGCGTTGTTCAACCTGGGTGTGGTCTACCGCTACGATCTTCAGGATTACGACAAGGCACGCGAAACCTGGTCCCGTTACCTGGAAATCAATCCTTCCGGGCCGGGTTCCGATCAGATCAGGGCCGAGATGTCGTTTCTTGAAGCGCATCCAACCCCTCCGGCGGGAGCGCCGGCCCAATAG
- a CDS encoding DUF6485 family protein, translating into MMMNECVASRTLEHCTCTYLSCDKRGHCCKCVAYHNRKGEIPGCFFSTEAERTYDRSFARLARDRSEN; encoded by the coding sequence ATGATGATGAACGAGTGTGTCGCCAGCCGAACTCTTGAGCATTGCACTTGTACTTATCTTTCCTGTGATAAACGGGGTCATTGCTGCAAGTGCGTGGCATACCACAACCGCAAGGGCGAAATTCCCGGGTGTTTCTTTTCTACTGAAGCCGAACGCACCTATGATCGCTCTTTTGCTCGCCTGGCGCGTGACCGATCCGAAAATTGA
- the yajC gene encoding preprotein translocase subunit YajC, which translates to MVSEAFAMAGTGAGQQGNPYSGLIMLVIMFAIFYFLLIRPQQKRAKQHRELLESLKVGDPVVTAGGIHGKIAALQESVVTVEIASGVKIKVNRSSIANKPAAQ; encoded by the coding sequence ATGGTTTCAGAAGCTTTTGCAATGGCTGGTACCGGCGCCGGACAGCAGGGTAACCCTTATTCCGGGCTGATCATGCTGGTGATCATGTTCGCCATTTTTTATTTTCTGCTGATTCGTCCCCAGCAGAAGCGTGCGAAGCAGCACCGCGAACTTCTTGAATCCCTCAAAGTCGGAGATCCTGTCGTGACTGCCGGAGGTATCCACGGCAAAATTGCCGCTCTGCAGGAATCGGTTGTGACTGTTGAAATCGCCTCAGGTGTAAAAATCAAAGTCAACCGGTCTTCCATCGCGAACAAGCCTGCCGCCCAGTAA